In Colwellia sp. PAMC 20917, a single genomic region encodes these proteins:
- a CDS encoding EamA family transporter has protein sequence MDFSFFSLELWVYFTLLAAVMQAIRTAGQKKLSGHLSAMATTGVRYIYALPFAFIYLLFITEQRSVSLPVLNRHFLMYALIACLMQIIGTFCLVAAFKYRNFAVATSLAKTEAIQVAVVGALFFSVSLSLLAWLSVFIGVIGVLIVSKVKFTVTDIFKNPGAGFGLSSGLALAITTLLIRESSLALNTDLMVSAAVTLLFMVGVQSVISIIYRTCR, from the coding sequence TTGGACTTTTCTTTCTTCTCTTTAGAACTCTGGGTTTATTTCACTTTACTTGCCGCTGTTATGCAGGCTATTCGCACCGCTGGACAAAAGAAGCTATCGGGACATTTAAGTGCGATGGCGACGACAGGTGTGCGCTATATCTATGCGCTGCCTTTTGCTTTTATATATTTGCTCTTTATTACCGAACAGCGATCAGTGTCTTTACCTGTGCTTAACCGTCATTTTCTTATGTACGCGCTTATTGCTTGTCTGATGCAGATTATTGGGACTTTTTGTTTGGTTGCGGCCTTTAAATATCGTAATTTTGCGGTAGCAACAAGTTTAGCTAAAACTGAAGCTATTCAAGTTGCTGTCGTGGGAGCCTTGTTCTTTTCAGTTTCCTTATCATTGCTAGCGTGGTTATCTGTTTTTATTGGTGTGATAGGCGTGTTAATTGTCTCAAAAGTAAAATTTACCGTTACTGATATTTTTAAAAACCCTGGCGCTGGTTTTGGCTTATCTTCAGGCTTAGCCTTAGCCATTACGACCTTATTAATTAGAGAGTCAAGCTTGGCCTTAAACACAGATTTAATGGTTAGTGCCGCTGTTACTTTGTTGTTTATGGTTGGCGTACAGTCCGTCATATCAATTATTTATCGAACCTGTCGATAA
- the tnpA gene encoding IS200/IS605 family transposase: MEYQTNSHCKHLIALHLILVVKYRKQLLFGDMGEFVKQAVLDISDSSDFSVEEIEVDKDHIHILLMISPRYTIGQHVRRIKQQTNKLIWKRYPSLKKQFWIENTFWSDGYFVCSVGNASADTIRKYIKEKG, translated from the coding sequence CTGCATTTAATTCTCGTGGTTAAATATCGAAAGCAACTACTTTTTGGCGATATGGGAGAGTTTGTAAAGCAGGCTGTTTTAGACATATCAGATAGCTCTGACTTTTCAGTTGAGGAGATTGAAGTAGACAAGGATCACATCCATATACTTCTGATGATTTCTCCAAGATATACCATTGGGCAACATGTTAGAAGGATTAAGCAGCAGACAAATAAGTTGATTTGGAAGAGGTATCCAAGCCTGAAAAAGCAGTTTTGGATTGAGAATACTTTCTGGTCTGATGGATATTTTGTTTGTTCTGTCGGCAATGCTTCCGCTGATACAATTCGCAAATACATTAAAGAAAAAGGATAG